One segment of Fuscovulum ytuae DNA contains the following:
- a CDS encoding formate dehydrogenase subunit gamma codes for MSQTSTEIAARVGEILDAHQGMEGPLLPILHAIQAAFGYVPRDALPIIAKHLNLTRAEVHGVMSFYHDFREDPAGRHVLKLCRAEACQAMGGDRVAQHAQNRLGIEWHETTKDGRITLEPVFCLGLCACAPAALVDGKVVGRVDEARLDAIIEGAR; via the coding sequence ATGTCGCAGACCAGCACCGAAATCGCCGCGCGGGTGGGGGAAATCCTCGACGCGCATCAGGGGATGGAGGGGCCGCTCTTGCCGATCCTCCACGCCATTCAGGCAGCCTTCGGCTATGTGCCGCGCGACGCGCTTCCCATCATCGCCAAACACCTGAACCTGACGCGGGCCGAGGTGCATGGTGTCATGTCCTTCTACCACGACTTCCGCGAAGACCCGGCGGGCCGCCACGTCCTGAAACTCTGCCGGGCTGAGGCATGTCAGGCCATGGGCGGTGACCGCGTGGCGCAGCATGCGCAAAACCGTCTTGGCATCGAATGGCACGAAACCACCAAAGACGGGCGCATCACCTTGGAACCCGTCTTCTGCCTTGGCCTCTGTGCCTGCGCTCCCGCCGCTCTGGTCGATGGCAAGGTCGTCGGTCGGGTAGATGAAGCCCGCCTTGACGCGATTATCGAAGGGGCGCGCTGA
- the fdhD gene encoding formate dehydrogenase accessory sulfurtransferase FdhD: MMETARRLPRLSFGSAGIEQGSRPLPEEVAVALSFNGSTQAVMMATPADLTDFAYGFALTEGIATPDQIDSVDIVPAGDGVDVQVWLHADAEQRLAARRRTMAGPVGCGLCGIDSIEQAMRPVAQIAPSPLRMTPSQVMRAVASLTDRQPLHDYTRAAHCAAYWTTEGMVAAREDVGRHNALDKLAGHVIRARYAQGAVVLTSRVSIDMVQKVCALGAPILIAVSAPTAHAVDLAEEAGLTLIALARSDRFEVFTHSDRLTESAHVR, from the coding sequence GTGATGGAGACCGCGCGCCGCCTTCCCCGCCTCAGCTTTGGCTCGGCGGGAATCGAGCAGGGGTCCCGCCCCCTGCCCGAAGAGGTGGCCGTGGCGCTGTCCTTCAACGGGTCGACGCAGGCGGTCATGATGGCCACCCCCGCCGACCTGACGGATTTCGCCTATGGCTTTGCCCTGACCGAAGGCATCGCCACACCGGATCAGATTGATAGCGTTGATATCGTTCCAGCAGGGGACGGGGTCGATGTGCAGGTCTGGCTGCATGCCGATGCCGAACAGCGCCTCGCCGCCCGCCGCCGCACCATGGCAGGCCCCGTCGGCTGTGGCCTCTGCGGCATCGACAGCATCGAACAGGCCATGCGCCCCGTGGCCCAGATCGCGCCCTCGCCCCTGCGGATGACACCCTCGCAGGTGATGCGGGCCGTAGCGTCCCTGACCGACCGTCAACCGCTGCACGACTACACCCGCGCCGCCCATTGCGCCGCCTATTGGACGACCGAAGGCATGGTCGCCGCGCGCGAGGATGTGGGCCGCCACAACGCGCTGGACAAGCTGGCAGGCCATGTGATCCGCGCCCGCTATGCCCAAGGCGCGGTGGTCCTGACCAGCCGCGTGTCGATCGATATGGTGCAGAAGGTCTGCGCCCTTGGCGCGCCGATCCTGATCGCCGTCTCGGCCCCCACCGCCCATGCCGTTGACCTTGCCGAAGAGGCGGGTCTGACCCTGATCGCCCTTGCCCGGTCCGACCGGTTCGAGGTTTTCACCCATTCTGACCGACTGACGGAGAGCGCCCATGTCCGCTGA
- a CDS encoding formate dehydrogenase subunit delta encodes MSADPHEKLIYMANQISKFFESKPEAEGVAGIAAHINDFWEPRMRRHFFEVVDAGGAGLRPLVLAASAKIKRPVPETV; translated from the coding sequence ATGTCCGCTGATCCCCATGAAAAGCTGATCTACATGGCCAATCAGATTTCGAAATTCTTCGAATCGAAGCCCGAGGCCGAGGGCGTTGCCGGCATCGCCGCCCATATCAACGATTTTTGGGAACCCCGGATGCGGCGGCACTTCTTCGAAGTGGTCGATGCAGGCGGGGCCGGCCTGCGCCCGCTGGTTCTGGCGGCATCGGCAAAGATCAAGCGTCCCGTTCCCGAAACCGTGTAA
- a CDS encoding formate dehydrogenase beta subunit codes for MKIYIPRDAAARGLGADDVAAAVAAEAAKRGTKVEIIRNGSRGMVWLEPLVEVATDAGRIAFGPLTPADVPALFGDLEQHPKALGLTEALPWMAKQTRLTFARVGVIDPLSLADYEAHGGLAGLRRALTMDSAAIVAEVTESGLRGRGGAGFPTGIKWKTVAEAKADQKYIVCNADEGDSGTFADRMLMEGDPFTLIEGMAIAGIGTGATKGYVYLRSEYPDAIEVMTAAVEIARKSGLLGPSILGSGKAFDMEIRTGAGAYVCGEETSLLNSLEGKRGIVRAKPPLPALQGFMGKPTVVNNVISLATVPVIFEKGAAHYKDFGLGRSRGTIPLQIAGNVKFGGLFEVAFGLTLGQIVDDIGGGTATGRPVKAVQVGGPLGAYFPRALFDTPFGYEEFGAKEGLIGHAGLVIFDETADMLKQARFAMEFCAIESCGKCTPCRIGAVRGVETVDRIAKGDADAIPLLTDLCNTMKSGSLCALGGFTPYPVMSALNHFPDDFAPAMKEAAE; via the coding sequence ATGAAAATCTACATCCCCCGCGACGCCGCCGCCCGTGGCCTTGGTGCCGATGACGTCGCCGCCGCCGTCGCGGCCGAGGCCGCCAAGCGTGGCACCAAAGTCGAAATCATCCGCAACGGTTCGCGTGGCATGGTCTGGCTGGAGCCGCTGGTCGAGGTGGCCACCGACGCAGGCCGCATCGCCTTTGGCCCCCTGACCCCTGCTGATGTGCCCGCCCTCTTTGGCGATCTGGAACAGCACCCAAAGGCGCTCGGCCTGACCGAAGCGCTGCCGTGGATGGCGAAACAGACCCGCCTCACCTTCGCCCGTGTCGGCGTGATCGACCCCCTCTCGCTGGCGGATTACGAAGCCCATGGCGGGCTTGCGGGCCTGCGCCGTGCGCTGACCATGGACAGCGCCGCCATCGTGGCCGAAGTGACCGAATCCGGCCTGCGCGGCCGTGGCGGCGCAGGCTTCCCGACCGGCATCAAATGGAAAACGGTGGCCGAGGCGAAGGCTGATCAGAAATACATCGTCTGCAACGCTGACGAAGGCGATAGCGGCACCTTTGCCGACCGCATGCTGATGGAAGGCGACCCCTTCACCCTGATCGAAGGCATGGCCATCGCGGGCATCGGCACGGGCGCGACCAAGGGCTATGTCTACCTTCGCTCCGAATATCCGGATGCGATCGAGGTGATGACGGCGGCCGTGGAAATCGCCCGGAAATCGGGCCTTCTCGGCCCCTCCATCCTTGGTTCCGGCAAGGCCTTTGACATGGAGATACGCACCGGTGCGGGTGCCTATGTCTGTGGCGAGGAAACCTCGCTTCTCAACTCGCTGGAAGGCAAGCGCGGCATCGTCCGCGCCAAGCCGCCGCTGCCCGCGCTGCAAGGCTTCATGGGCAAGCCCACCGTTGTGAACAACGTCATCTCGCTGGCCACCGTTCCGGTGATCTTTGAAAAGGGCGCCGCCCATTACAAGGATTTCGGCCTTGGCCGGTCGCGCGGCACGATCCCGCTGCAAATCGCCGGCAACGTCAAATTCGGCGGCCTGTTCGAGGTGGCCTTTGGCCTGACCCTTGGTCAGATCGTCGATGACATCGGCGGCGGCACCGCCACAGGCCGCCCGGTCAAGGCCGTGCAGGTGGGTGGCCCCTTGGGCGCCTACTTCCCCCGCGCGCTGTTCGACACCCCCTTCGGCTATGAAGAATTCGGCGCGAAAGAGGGCCTGATCGGCCATGCTGGCCTCGTCATTTTTGACGAAACCGCCGACATGCTGAAACAGGCCCGCTTTGCGATGGAATTCTGCGCCATCGAAAGCTGCGGCAAATGCACCCCCTGCCGCATCGGCGCGGTGCGCGGCGTGGAAACGGTGGACCGCATCGCCAAGGGTGATGCCGACGCTATCCCGCTGCTGACCGACCTCTGCAACACGATGAAATCTGGCTCGCTCTGCGCGCTGGGCGGCTTCACCCCCTATCCGGTGATGTCCGCGCTCAACCACTTCCCTGACGACTTCGCCCCCGCGATGAAAGAGGCCGCCGAATGA
- the fdhF gene encoding formate dehydrogenase subunit alpha produces the protein MKDFIIPDRDFGTPAAKSKQMVTLTIDGFDVTVPEGTSIMRAAAELGISVPKLCATDSLDAFGSCRLCLVEIEGRNGTPASCTTPVAPGIKVHTQNSKLKQLRRGVMELYISDHPLDCLTCAANGDCELQDMAGAVGLRDVRYEKGENHFEVRNTSGEKNPNWIPKDESNPYFAYDPAKCIVCSRCVRACEEIQGTFALTIEGRGFDSRVSFGAKTDTALTSDCVSCGACVQACPTGTLQEKSVIDIGTPDRSVITTCAYCGVGCSFKAEMRGDELVRMTPYKHGKANRGHSCVKGRFAYGYASHKDRILSPMIRDSINDPWKEVTWAEAMEFASNRMKGIIAKHGRQSVGVITSSRCTNEEAYLVQKLTRAVFQNNNTDTCARVCHSPTGYGLGQTFGTSAGTQDFDSVEHTDVVILIGANPTDGHPVFASRLKKRLRQGAKLIVIDPRRIDLVDTAHIKAAHHLPLTPGTNVAVVTAIAHTIVTEGLFDEAFIRDRCDWDEFQDYAEFVSDPRHSPEATQFLTGVKADELRAAARLYAKGGNGAIYYGLGVTEHSQGSTTVIGIANLAMLTGNIGRPGVGVNPLRGQNNVQGSCDMGSFPHELPGYRHVKNDSVREVFESLWGVKIDNEPGLRIPNMLDAAVEGTFKGLYCQGEDILQSDPDTKHVAAGLAAMDCVIVHDLFLNETANYAHVFFPGSSFLEKDGTFTNAERRINRVRKVMAPRQGYADWEVTQMFAQAMGADWHYTHPSQIMDEIAMLTPSFAGVSYEKLEEMGSVQWPCNASAPEGTPLMHIDGFVRGKGKFIVTEYVATDEKTGPRFPLLLTTGRILSQYNVGAQTRRTQNVVWHEEDLLEIHPHDAELRGVRDGQFVKLSSRSGETSLRAKITDRVSPGVVYTTFHHPTTQANVITTDFSDWATNCPEYKVTAVQVSPSNGPTEWQEEYAAQAEHARRILAAE, from the coding sequence ATGAAAGACTTCATCATCCCCGACCGCGATTTCGGCACGCCCGCCGCGAAATCCAAGCAGATGGTGACATTGACCATCGACGGCTTTGACGTGACCGTGCCCGAAGGCACCTCGATCATGCGCGCCGCCGCCGAACTGGGCATCTCTGTCCCCAAGCTCTGCGCCACCGACTCGCTTGACGCCTTCGGTTCCTGCCGCCTCTGCCTTGTGGAAATCGAAGGTCGCAACGGCACCCCGGCTTCCTGCACCACCCCCGTCGCGCCGGGGATCAAGGTCCACACCCAGAACAGCAAGCTGAAACAGCTCCGCCGCGGGGTGATGGAACTGTATATCTCCGACCACCCGCTCGACTGCCTGACCTGCGCCGCCAATGGCGACTGCGAATTGCAAGACATGGCCGGGGCCGTCGGCCTGCGCGACGTGCGCTATGAAAAAGGCGAAAACCATTTCGAGGTGCGCAATACCTCCGGCGAAAAGAACCCCAACTGGATTCCCAAGGACGAATCCAACCCCTACTTCGCCTATGACCCGGCGAAATGCATCGTCTGCTCGCGCTGCGTCCGCGCGTGCGAGGAAATCCAAGGCACCTTCGCCCTGACGATCGAAGGCCGCGGCTTCGACAGCCGCGTGTCCTTCGGCGCCAAGACCGACACGGCGCTCACCTCTGACTGCGTCTCCTGCGGGGCCTGCGTGCAGGCCTGCCCGACGGGCACCCTGCAAGAGAAATCCGTGATCGACATCGGCACCCCCGACCGGTCGGTCATCACCACCTGCGCCTATTGCGGCGTCGGCTGCTCCTTCAAGGCGGAAATGCGCGGCGACGAACTGGTCCGCATGACCCCCTACAAGCACGGCAAGGCCAACCGCGGCCATTCCTGCGTCAAGGGCCGCTTCGCCTATGGCTACGCCAGCCACAAGGACCGCATCCTGTCGCCCATGATCCGCGACTCGATCAACGACCCCTGGAAAGAAGTGACATGGGCCGAGGCGATGGAATTCGCCTCAAACCGCATGAAGGGCATCATCGCCAAACATGGGCGGCAGTCGGTCGGCGTCATCACCTCGTCGCGCTGCACGAATGAAGAGGCCTATCTCGTCCAGAAACTCACCCGCGCGGTGTTCCAGAACAACAACACCGACACCTGCGCCCGCGTCTGCCATTCGCCCACCGGATACGGGCTGGGCCAGACCTTCGGCACCTCGGCCGGCACGCAGGATTTCGACAGCGTGGAACATACCGATGTCGTGATCCTGATCGGCGCGAACCCCACCGATGGCCATCCCGTCTTTGCCAGCCGCCTGAAGAAGCGGCTGCGCCAAGGGGCCAAGCTCATCGTCATCGACCCGCGCCGGATCGACCTTGTCGACACCGCCCATATCAAGGCCGCGCATCACCTGCCGCTGACGCCGGGCACCAACGTGGCCGTCGTCACGGCCATCGCCCATACCATCGTCACCGAAGGCCTCTTCGACGAAGCCTTCATCCGTGATCGCTGCGATTGGGACGAATTCCAAGACTACGCCGAATTCGTCTCCGACCCCCGCCACAGCCCGGAAGCCACGCAATTCCTGACGGGCGTCAAGGCCGACGAACTCCGCGCCGCTGCCCGCCTTTATGCCAAGGGCGGCAATGGCGCGATCTACTACGGCCTTGGCGTCACCGAACACAGCCAAGGCTCCACCACCGTCATCGGCATCGCCAACCTCGCCATGCTGACCGGCAATATCGGCCGCCCCGGCGTGGGCGTGAACCCGCTGCGCGGGCAGAACAACGTGCAAGGCTCCTGCGACATGGGCAGCTTCCCGCACGAACTGCCCGGCTACCGCCATGTGAAGAATGACTCTGTCCGCGAGGTTTTTGAATCCCTCTGGGGCGTGAAGATCGATAACGAACCCGGCCTGCGCATCCCCAACATGCTCGATGCGGCAGTCGAAGGCACTTTCAAGGGCCTTTACTGCCAAGGCGAAGACATCCTGCAATCCGACCCTGACACGAAACATGTGGCAGCGGGCCTTGCGGCGATGGATTGCGTCATCGTTCACGACCTCTTCCTGAACGAAACCGCGAATTACGCCCATGTCTTCTTCCCCGGCTCCTCCTTCCTTGAAAAGGACGGCACCTTCACCAATGCCGAACGCCGCATCAACCGCGTGCGCAAGGTGATGGCCCCCCGTCAGGGCTATGCCGATTGGGAAGTCACGCAGATGTTTGCGCAGGCGATGGGGGCCGACTGGCACTACACCCACCCGTCGCAGATCATGGACGAAATCGCCATGCTGACCCCCTCCTTCGCGGGCGTCAGCTATGAAAAGCTGGAAGAAATGGGCTCCGTCCAATGGCCCTGCAACGCGAGTGCCCCCGAAGGCACGCCGCTGATGCATATCGACGGCTTTGTCCGCGGCAAGGGCAAGTTCATCGTCACCGAATATGTGGCGACGGATGAAAAGACTGGCCCGCGCTTCCCGCTTTTGCTGACGACGGGGCGGATTCTGTCGCAATACAACGTCGGTGCGCAGACGCGGCGGACCCAAAACGTGGTCTGGCACGAAGAAGACCTTCTCGAAATCCACCCCCATGACGCCGAACTGCGCGGTGTGCGGGATGGTCAATTCGTGAAACTGTCCTCCCGCTCTGGCGAAACCTCGCTGCGGGCCAAGATCACGGATCGCGTCTCGCCCGGTGTGGTCTATACGACCTTCCACCACCCGACGACGCAGGCCAATGTCATCACCACCGATTTCTCGGACTGGGCCACCAACTGCCCGGAATACAAGGTGACGGCCGTGCAGGTCAGCCCGTCCAACGGCCCCACCGAATGGCAAGAGGAATACGCCGCACAGGCCGAACACGCGCGCCGCATTCTGGCGGCCGAGTGA
- the rfbD gene encoding dTDP-4-dehydrorhamnose reductase, with protein MKLLVFGQTGQVARELARRCPNGVSPVFLGRDQADLADPASCADAIAHHDCDAVINAAAWTAVDRAEAEENAATRVNGDSPGAMAHACGAKGIPFLHISTDYVFDGQGEAPFTTDHPTAPLNAYGRSKLAGEQAIRASGAHHLILRTSWVVSAHGQNFVKTMLRLGAERPALNVVADQVGGPTPAAAIADALFVAATALRDSAGGGTYHFAGAPDTSWADFARAIMAGAGFSCAVSGIPSSAYPTPAARPMNSRLDCSTLTRDFGIPRPDWHTGLAEILKELRA; from the coding sequence GTGAAGCTTCTCGTCTTTGGTCAGACAGGGCAGGTTGCGCGCGAACTGGCCCGCCGCTGCCCCAATGGCGTTTCACCTGTATTCCTTGGCCGTGACCAAGCGGATCTCGCCGATCCGGCAAGTTGTGCCGATGCCATCGCGCACCATGACTGCGACGCGGTGATCAACGCCGCCGCCTGGACGGCAGTGGATCGTGCCGAAGCGGAAGAGAACGCCGCCACCCGCGTCAATGGCGACAGCCCCGGGGCGATGGCGCATGCCTGTGGGGCGAAGGGTATCCCATTCCTTCACATCTCGACGGATTACGTGTTTGACGGCCAAGGCGAAGCGCCCTTCACGACGGATCACCCGACTGCACCTCTGAATGCCTATGGGCGGTCAAAACTGGCGGGCGAGCAGGCGATCCGCGCCAGTGGTGCGCACCATTTGATCCTCCGGACAAGCTGGGTCGTGTCGGCCCATGGCCAGAACTTCGTCAAGACGATGCTGCGGCTGGGGGCTGAACGACCTGCGCTGAATGTCGTAGCAGATCAGGTGGGTGGTCCAACGCCTGCTGCGGCCATTGCCGATGCGCTTTTCGTGGCGGCAACTGCGCTGCGCGACAGCGCCGGGGGCGGAACATATCATTTCGCGGGCGCGCCCGACACGAGCTGGGCGGATTTCGCCCGCGCCATCATGGCCGGCGCGGGCTTTTCCTGCGCGGTGTCCGGTATCCCGTCCTCTGCCTATCCGACACCAGCTGCCAGACCGATGAATTCGCGGCTGGACTGTTCCACATTGACCCGTGACTTCGGCATCCCCCGCCCCGACTGGCACACGGGCCTTGCCGAGATTCTGAAGGAGTTGCGCGCATGA
- a CDS encoding LysR family transcriptional regulator, with protein sequence MIDKLEMFIALANERHFGRAAEVCGVTQPTLSSAIRQLEDQLGVQLVFRGSRYQGLTPEGQRVLDWGRRIVGDMRALKDEMRTVRAGLSGNLRIGVIPTALPMVAGLTGPFTAKHPNVRVSILSRTSTEILTGIEALELDAGITYLDNEPLGRVAQVPLYAEFYRYLCAPGTPLADRDQVTWSELAEQPLCLLTGDMQNRRIVNQHLAEAGVAVVPQIESNSTIALTSHVLTGRWASIVPRQLAQMFVAGGQLRSIPIVAPEVEHLVGLITARRDPITPVLAALIAEAERFAKAAAA encoded by the coding sequence ATGATCGACAAGCTGGAAATGTTCATCGCCCTCGCCAACGAACGCCATTTCGGCCGCGCGGCCGAGGTCTGTGGCGTCACGCAACCCACCCTATCCTCTGCCATCCGGCAGCTGGAGGATCAGCTGGGCGTCCAACTCGTCTTTCGCGGCAGCCGCTATCAGGGCCTCACGCCCGAAGGCCAGCGCGTGCTCGACTGGGGCCGCCGCATCGTAGGCGACATGCGCGCGCTCAAGGACGAGATGCGCACCGTCCGCGCAGGGTTATCCGGCAACCTGCGCATCGGCGTCATCCCAACTGCCCTGCCGATGGTCGCGGGCCTCACGGGCCCTTTCACAGCCAAACACCCCAACGTCCGCGTCTCCATCCTGTCGCGCACCAGCACCGAAATCCTCACGGGGATCGAGGCGCTCGAACTCGACGCAGGCATCACCTATCTCGACAACGAACCGCTCGGTCGCGTGGCGCAGGTGCCGCTTTACGCGGAATTCTACCGCTACCTCTGCGCCCCCGGCACGCCATTGGCCGACCGGGATCAGGTGACATGGTCCGAACTGGCCGAACAGCCGCTTTGTCTGCTCACAGGCGACATGCAGAACCGCCGCATCGTAAACCAGCATCTGGCCGAGGCCGGGGTCGCCGTCGTGCCACAGATCGAATCGAATTCCACCATCGCGCTGACCAGCCATGTGCTGACGGGGCGCTGGGCCTCTATCGTGCCGCGTCAATTGGCGCAGATGTTTGTGGCGGGGGGGCAGCTCCGTTCCATCCCCATCGTGGCACCCGAAGTGGAACACCTCGTCGGCCTGATCACCGCGCGCCGCGACCCGATCACCCCCGTCCTCGCGGCCCTGATCGCCGAAGCAGAGCGTTTCGCCAAGGCCGCCGCCGCTTAG
- the rfbA gene encoding glucose-1-phosphate thymidylyltransferase RfbA: protein MTKRKGIILAGGSGTRLWPITMGVSKQLLPLYDKPMIYYPLSVLMLGGIREIAIITTPEDQTQFQRLMGDGSQWGLSFTWIVQPAPDGLAQAYLLARDFLNGAPSAMVLGDNIFFGHGLPETLAAADAQPMGGTVFGYRVADPERYGVVDFAPDGTVRSIQEKPEKPPSNYAVTGLYYLDGRAPDLAETVRPSARGELEIVDLLEKYRSEGSLRVERMGRGYAWLDTGTHGSLLDAGNFVRTLTDRQGLQVGSPDEIAWRSGFITREALLKRADTFRKNDYGRYLLGIASE, encoded by the coding sequence ATGACCAAACGCAAGGGCATCATCCTCGCCGGTGGGTCTGGCACAAGGCTCTGGCCCATTACGATGGGCGTGTCGAAGCAGCTTCTCCCGCTTTATGACAAGCCGATGATCTACTACCCGCTTTCAGTGCTGATGTTGGGCGGGATACGCGAGATCGCGATCATCACGACGCCAGAAGATCAGACGCAATTCCAAAGGCTTATGGGGGATGGCAGCCAGTGGGGCTTGTCTTTCACATGGATCGTGCAGCCCGCGCCCGACGGTCTGGCGCAGGCCTATCTGCTGGCACGCGATTTCCTGAATGGCGCGCCTTCGGCCATGGTTCTGGGCGACAACATCTTCTTCGGCCACGGGTTGCCGGAAACCCTTGCCGCCGCCGACGCGCAACCGATGGGAGGCACGGTCTTTGGTTACCGGGTGGCCGACCCCGAACGCTATGGTGTGGTTGATTTCGCCCCCGATGGCACGGTGCGCAGCATTCAGGAAAAGCCGGAAAAACCCCCGTCGAACTATGCGGTGACAGGCCTCTATTACCTTGACGGTCGCGCGCCGGACCTTGCCGAAACAGTCCGCCCTTCTGCACGGGGAGAGCTGGAAATCGTTGATCTGCTTGAGAAATACCGCAGCGAGGGCAGTCTCCGGGTCGAACGCATGGGGCGCGGCTATGCCTGGCTGGACACGGGCACCCACGGCTCGCTGCTCGATGCCGGGAACTTCGTGCGCACCCTGACCGATCGGCAAGGGCTGCAAGTGGGCAGCCCGGACGAGATTGCGTGGCGGTCGGGGTTCATCACGCGCGAGGCGCTGCTGAAACGCGCGGACACCTTCCGAAAGAACGATTACGGCCGCTATCTGCTTGGGATTGCTTCGGAATGA
- a CDS encoding SDR family oxidoreductase: MRALVTGAGRRLGRAMALYLASRGYDVAVHYAGSKDEAEAVAAEIAAMGRRAVTLAADVLIEGEVQTLLPRAAEALGGPLTVLVNNASIFEHDDFASATRESWDRHIESNLRAPFVLTQAFAAQVPEPESDDGGEPVARGLIVNMVDQRVWKLTPEFTSYTIAKAALWALTQTAAQGLAPRVRVNAIGPGPTLQGGRQTAEAFARQRAATVLQRGAMPEDITAALGYLIDARAVTGQMIAVDGGQHLAWQTPDVVGVE; the protein is encoded by the coding sequence ATGCGGGCATTGGTGACGGGGGCCGGGCGTCGGCTGGGGCGGGCGATGGCCCTGTATCTGGCCAGCCGGGGATATGACGTGGCCGTGCATTACGCAGGCAGTAAAGATGAAGCCGAGGCCGTGGCGGCCGAGATCGCCGCAATGGGGCGGCGGGCGGTGACATTGGCTGCCGATGTTCTGATTGAAGGCGAGGTGCAAACGTTGCTGCCGCGCGCGGCAGAGGCCTTGGGTGGGCCTTTGACAGTGTTGGTCAACAATGCCTCGATCTTTGAGCATGATGATTTCGCCAGCGCGACGCGGGAAAGTTGGGATCGGCATATCGAATCGAACCTGCGCGCGCCCTTCGTGCTGACCCAGGCCTTTGCCGCGCAGGTGCCGGAGCCAGAGAGTGATGACGGCGGCGAACCTGTGGCGCGCGGGTTGATCGTGAACATGGTGGATCAGAGGGTCTGGAAGCTGACCCCGGAATTCACGAGCTATACGATTGCCAAGGCGGCGCTGTGGGCCCTGACGCAGACGGCAGCGCAGGGCTTGGCCCCACGGGTGCGCGTGAATGCCATCGGTCCGGGGCCGACCTTGCAAGGCGGACGGCAGACGGCAGAGGCCTTTGCGCGCCAACGCGCGGCGACGGTTCTGCAACGCGGCGCGATGCCCGAAGACATCACCGCAGCGCTGGGTTACCTGATCGATGCGCGGGCTGTGACTGGGCAGATGATCGCGGTGGATGGCGGGCAGCATCTGGCATGGCAGACGCCGGATGTCGTAGGTGTTGAGTAA
- a CDS encoding S49 family peptidase: MRRFIPFVPKPAMVPVIRLQGAIGVGSRGLNDQSVAPLIERAFAKGKPAAVALVINSPGGSAVQSALIAARVRRLAEEKKVPVHAFVEDVAASGGYWLACAGDDIWVDASSIVGSIGVIFASFGFPELMARQGIERRVVTAGRSKSFADPFLPQKPEDVERLRKLQEPIHAAFIDHVKARRASRLDLSADLFNADVWVGAEAVKLGLVDGVAHLRPKLMEMYGDKVRLIPYGQKRGLLQRLGMAATDGLMQGVEERALWARFGL, translated from the coding sequence ATGAGACGTTTCATCCCCTTCGTGCCCAAACCCGCCATGGTTCCCGTGATCCGCCTGCAAGGCGCGATCGGTGTGGGGTCGCGCGGGTTGAATGATCAGAGCGTCGCGCCGCTGATTGAGCGGGCCTTTGCCAAGGGCAAGCCTGCGGCGGTGGCGCTTGTCATCAACTCTCCCGGCGGATCGGCGGTGCAATCGGCGCTGATCGCGGCGCGGGTGCGGCGGCTGGCGGAAGAGAAGAAGGTCCCGGTCCATGCCTTTGTGGAGGATGTGGCGGCGAGCGGCGGCTATTGGTTGGCCTGTGCGGGGGATGACATCTGGGTGGATGCGTCATCGATCGTGGGGTCGATCGGGGTGATCTTTGCGTCTTTCGGGTTCCCAGAACTGATGGCGCGGCAGGGGATCGAGCGGCGGGTGGTGACGGCGGGCAGGTCGAAGAGTTTTGCCGACCCCTTCCTGCCGCAAAAGCCGGAGGATGTGGAACGCTTGCGCAAATTGCAGGAGCCGATCCATGCGGCCTTTATCGACCACGTAAAGGCGCGGCGTGCGTCGCGGCTGGACCTTTCGGCAGACCTGTTCAACGCCGATGTCTGGGTGGGGGCGGAGGCGGTCAAGCTGGGCCTTGTGGATGGCGTGGCACATCTGCGTCCCAAATTGATGGAGATGTATGGCGATAAGGTGCGGCTGATCCCCTATGGGCAGAAGCGCGGGCTGTTGCAGCGGTTGGGGATGGCGGCGACGGATGGGCTGATGCAGGGTGTCGAGGAACGCGCGCTTTGGGCGCGGTTCGGGCTGTGA